In Homo sapiens chromosome 11, GRCh38.p14 Primary Assembly, one DNA window encodes the following:
- the OR6Q1 gene encoding olfactory receptor 6Q1 codes for MQPYTKNWTQVTEFVMMGFAGIHEAHLLFFILFLTMYLFTLVENLAIILVVGLDHRLRRPMYFFLTHLSCLEIWYTSVTVPKMLAGFIGVDGGKNISYADCLSQLFIFTFLGATECFLLAAMAYDRYVAICMPLHYGAFVSWGTCIRLAAACWLVGFLTPILPIYLLSQLTFYGPNVIDHFSCDASPLLALSCSDVTWKETVDFLVSLAVLLASSMVIAVSYGNIVWTLLHIRSAAERWKAFSTCAAHLTVVSLFYGTLFFMYVQTKVTSSINFNKVVSVFYSVVTPMLNPLIYSLRNKEVKGALGRVFSLNFWKGQ; via the coding sequence ATGCAACCATATACCAAAAACTGGACCCAGGTAACTGAATTTGTCATGATGGGCTTTGCTGGCATCCATGAAGCACACCTCCTCTTCTTCATACTCTTCCTCACCATGTACCTGTTCACCTTGGTGGAGAATTTGGCCATCATTTTAGTGGTGGGTTTGGACCACCGACTACGGAGACCCATGTATTTCTTCCTGACACACTTGTCCTGCCTTGAAATCTGGTACACTTCTGTTACAGTGCCCAAGATGCTGGCTGGTTTTATTGGGGTGGATGGTGGCAAGAATATCTCTTATGCTGATTGCCTATCCCAGCTCTTCATCTTCACCTTTCTTGGGGCAACTGAGTGTTTCCTACTGGCTGCCATGGCCTATGATCGTTAtgtggccatttgtatgcctcTCCACTATGGGGCTTTTGTGTCCTGGGGCACCTGCATCCGTCTGGCAGCTGCCTGTTGGCTGGTAGGTTTCCTCACACCCATCTTGCCAATCTACCTCTTGTCTCAGCTAACATTTTATGGCCCAAATGTCATTGACCATTTCTCCTGTGATGCCTCACCCTTGCTAGCCTTGTCGTGCTCAGATGTCACTTGGAAGGAGACTGTGGATTTCCTGGTGTCTCTGGCTGTGCTACTGGCCTCCTCTATGGTCATTGCTGTGTCCTATGGCAACATCGTCTGGACACTGCTGCACATCCGCTCAGCTGCTGAGCGCTGGAAGGCCTTCTCTACCTGTGCAGCTCACCTGACTGTGGTGAGCCTCTTCTATGGCACTCTTTTCTTTATGTATGTCCAGACCAAGGTGACCTCCTCCATCAACTTCAACAAGGTGGTATCTGTCTTCTACTCTGTTGTCACGCCCATGCTCAATCCTCTCATCTACAGTCTTAGGAACAAGGAAGTGAAGGGAGCTCTGGGTCGAGTCTTTTCTCTCAACTTTTGGAAGGGACAGTGA